The following coding sequences are from one Tubulanus polymorphus chromosome 12, tnTubPoly1.2, whole genome shotgun sequence window:
- the LOC141914112 gene encoding uncharacterized protein LOC141914112, with amino-acid sequence MTSVSSSSSSSSSSSSSSVTTTDADPLVLTEDQLNSMFSDRYSESDVEFMATVNQPLPHPPCVHDWYVKPKRVWDWTRGGRGRGGQGHRGGGRDYRDRSYDRDRSHHRRDDDRRDGRYGNDRRDDRGYGPQRGHSSRPHYPGKQN; translated from the exons ATGACGTCTgtaagcagcagcagcagcagcagcagcagcagcagcagcagcagcgtgACGACAACTGATGCTGATCCACTCGTCCTCACTGAGGATCAGTTGAATTCAATGTTCTCTGATCGTTATAGCGAAAGTGATGTAGAATTCATGGCAACTGTCAATCAACCGTTACCACACCCACCTTGCGTTCACGACTGGTACGTGAAACCGAAGCGTGTTTGGGACTGGACTAG AGGGGGTAGAGGTCGGGGGGGTCAAGGACATCGCGGAGGCGGTCGGGACTACCGAGACCGCAGCTACGACCGAGATCGATCTCATCATCGCCGTGACGACGATCGACGCGATGGTCGCTACGGAAATGATCGTAGAGACGATAGAGGGTACGGCCCACAGAGAGGACATAGCAGTCGGCCTCATTATCCGGGTAAACAGAATTGA